One window from the genome of Dasypus novemcinctus isolate mDasNov1 chromosome 26, mDasNov1.1.hap2, whole genome shotgun sequence encodes:
- the LOC101445973 gene encoding serine protease 42: protein MASPGVLPGGGAPRLLLWLLLLQPRLGQAPGRESRRPTDAPHALDIAPECGRPDLKIMGGKDAKAEKWPWQVSLRVRRAHVCGGSLITAEWVLSAAHCISSRFYYSVKMGDLSVYTVPNTSVEVPVRKVIVHPEYTHFKTTRNDIALVQLARPVNFTATIRPVCVPEETFRVQAGTTCWVAGWGLLTEAGPLSHTLQEIDMQIIRHERCNPLLQKAMKTSRNLVLEGMVCGYKDEGMDTCQGDSGGPLVCEFNNTWTQVGIVSWGYSCGVAGVPGVYTEVSFYKNWLVSVLSQAASLCPRGPHHLLLLLVLPLGTLAAP, encoded by the exons ATGGCGTCCCCGGGCGTCCTCCCGGGCGGCGGCGCCCCGCGCCTCCTGCTCTGGCTGCTGCTCCTGCAGCCCCGGCTCGGCCAGGCCCCGGGGCGCGAGTCGCGGCGGCCCACGGACGCCCCCCACGCGCTCGACATCGCCCCAG AATGCGGCCGACCCGATTTGAAAATCATGGGAGGAAAGGACGCCAAGGCCGAGAAGTGGCCCTGGCAGGTGAGCCTGAGGGTCAGGAGAGCCCACGTCTGCGGAGGCTCCCTCATCACAGCAGAGTGGGTGCTGAGCGCTGCGCACTGCATTTCCAG CCGTTTCTACTACAGCGTCAAGATGGGAGACCTGAGCGTCTACACGGTTCCCAACACCAGCGTGGAGGTCCCTGTCCGCAAGGTCATTGTGCACCCGGAGTACACGCACTTTAAAACCACCAGGAACGACATCGCCCTGGTGCAGCTCGCCCGCCCCGTGAACTTCACCGCAACCATCCGGCCTGTCTGCGTGCCCGAGGAGACGTTCAGGGTGCAAGCCGGGACCACGTGCTGGGTGGCGGGCTGGGGCCTGCTGACAGAAGCCG GTCCTTTGTCGCACACGCTCCAGGAGATCGACATGCAGATCATTCGTCATGAGAGATGTAATCCGTTATTGCAGAAAGCCATGAAAACGTCTAGAAATTTAGTCCTGGAAGGGATGGTCTGTGGTTATAAAGATGAAGGAATGGACACTTGCCAG GGAGATTCTGGGGGCCCCCTGGTCTGTGAATTTAACAACACCTGGACCCAGGTGGGCATTGTGAGCTGGGGCTATAGCTGCGGTGTCGCAGGGGTCCCTGGAGTGTACACCGAGGTCAGCTTCTACAAGAACTGGCTGGTGTCGGTGCTGAGCCAGGCTGCCTCTTTGTGCCCACGGGGGCCCCACCACCTGCTTCTGCTTCTGGTGCTGCCCTTGGGCACCCTGGCGGCCCCGTGA